A single Desulfovibrio piger DNA region contains:
- a CDS encoding cobyrinate a,c-diamide synthase: protein MPAVSSHPRTPRTGAPSARICISALSGGGGKTLLSLGLARAFSRQGLAVQPFKKGPDYIDAAWLSLAAGRQASNLDPYFLPPARLRALFRHVVGRGRARLALLEGNRGLFDGMDVRGSCATAELARTLDCPVLLSLDCTKMTRTAAALVAGVRHFEPGLRLAGVVLNQVASARHEGILREAITTYTDVPVLGAIPRLRENPLPERHMGLASLCGDELAPQAQEILEKLADVVRGHVDMERVLAIADDLPALPEEPDFWDEAAWSGEGRAVSSGGGQPVAGGADTVFAAGTGTSCGEEAPPEAASVTSPRAVPSAVPQTGGEACGGAGALPGPVPCPPAGAGGRHGPSAPRIGYVRDRALWFYYEENLEALRRAGAELVRLSLLDGAPWPELDGLYLGGGFPEDWARELSASPHLARLATLAGEGLPVYAECGGFMVLASALERDGQRWPMSGIFPVETRFCPRPQGLGYVRAEVVLTNPYFPQGTVLRGHEFHYSLCHEPADVSGRLEHALRLCKGTGMGRDAGGHGRDGLVRGRVWAAYCHIFAPAVPGWASRFVELARCYRQERVGR from the coding sequence ATGCCCGCCGTGTCTTCCCATCCCCGCACGCCCCGCACAGGGGCCCCGTCCGCCCGTATCTGCATCTCCGCCCTGTCCGGGGGCGGCGGCAAGACCCTGCTCTCGCTGGGCCTGGCGCGGGCCTTTTCCCGGCAGGGGCTGGCCGTCCAGCCCTTCAAGAAAGGCCCGGACTATATCGACGCGGCCTGGCTCTCGCTGGCGGCCGGGCGGCAGGCCAGCAACCTGGACCCCTATTTCCTGCCCCCCGCACGCCTGCGGGCCCTGTTCCGCCATGTGGTGGGACGCGGCCGGGCCCGGCTGGCCCTGCTGGAGGGCAACCGCGGCCTTTTCGACGGCATGGACGTGCGCGGTTCCTGCGCCACGGCCGAACTGGCCCGTACGCTGGACTGTCCGGTGCTGCTCAGCCTGGACTGCACCAAGATGACCCGCACGGCGGCGGCCCTGGTGGCCGGGGTGCGGCATTTCGAGCCCGGCCTGCGTCTGGCGGGCGTGGTGCTCAACCAGGTGGCCTCGGCCCGGCACGAAGGCATTTTGCGTGAGGCCATCACCACCTATACGGACGTGCCCGTGCTGGGGGCCATCCCCCGCCTGCGCGAGAACCCCCTGCCCGAGCGGCACATGGGCCTGGCCTCTTTGTGCGGCGACGAGCTGGCCCCGCAGGCCCAGGAGATCCTGGAAAAGCTGGCGGACGTGGTGCGCGGCCATGTGGACATGGAGCGCGTGCTGGCCATCGCCGACGATCTGCCCGCCCTGCCCGAAGAGCCGGATTTCTGGGACGAGGCCGCCTGGTCCGGGGAGGGACGCGCCGTCTCCTCCGGCGGGGGACAGCCTGTTGCCGGAGGCGCGGACACGGTCTTCGCTGCCGGGACGGGGACATCCTGCGGCGAGGAAGCTCCGCCGGAAGCCGCGTCCGTCACCTCCCCTCGGGCCGTGCCGTCTGCCGTGCCGCAGACGGGCGGGGAAGCCTGCGGGGGCGCCGGGGCCCTCCCCGGCCCGGTCCCTTGTCCCCCGGCCGGCGCGGGAGGACGGCACGGGCCCTCTGCGCCGCGCATCGGCTATGTGCGCGACAGGGCCCTGTGGTTCTACTATGAGGAGAACCTCGAAGCCCTGCGCCGGGCCGGGGCGGAGCTGGTGCGCCTTTCCCTGCTGGACGGTGCGCCGTGGCCGGAGCTGGACGGCCTGTATCTGGGCGGCGGCTTTCCCGAAGACTGGGCCCGGGAGTTGTCGGCCTCGCCGCATCTGGCCCGTCTGGCCACGCTGGCCGGAGAGGGCCTGCCCGTCTATGCCGAATGCGGCGGCTTCATGGTCCTGGCCTCGGCCCTGGAGCGTGACGGGCAACGCTGGCCCATGAGCGGCATCTTTCCCGTGGAGACCCGCTTCTGTCCCAGGCCGCAGGGCCTGGGCTATGTGCGGGCCGAGGTGGTGCTGACCAATCCCTATTTTCCCCAGGGCACGGTCCTGCGCGGCCATGAGTTCCACTATTCCCTCTGCCACGAGCCTGCCGACGTCAGCGGCCGTCTGGAGCATGCCCTGCGCCTTTGCAAGGGCACGGGCATGGGCCGCGATGCCGGGGGCCACGGCCGGGATGGCCTGGTGCGCGGCCGGGTCTGGGCCGCCTACTGCCATATCTTCGCCCCGGCGGTGCCCGGATGGGCCTCCCGTTTCGTGGAGCTGGCCCGCTGCTACCGCCAGGAACGGGTTGGGAGATAG